In Streptomyces sp. NBC_00569, a single genomic region encodes these proteins:
- the lon gene encoding endopeptidase La, producing the protein MASTSTPLTLPVLPLDDEVVLPGMVVPLDLNDNDVRAAVEAAQAAARSSGSVGGSKPKVLLVPRIDGTYANTGVLGTVEQVGRLADGDPGALIRGRSRVRIGAGTTGPGAALWVEGLAVEETVPEPLPGSVAELVTEYKALATNWLKKRGAWQVVDRVQQIDDVSALADNSGYSPFLSTPQKVELLETADPVARLKLATEQLREHLAEQDVAESIAKDVQEGVDKQQREFLLRRQLDAVRKELRELNGESEGEESDDYRARVEAADLPEKVREAALKEVEKLERSSDQSPEGSWIRTWLDTVLELPWSERTEDEYDIQGAQRVLDAEHSGLEDVKERITEYLAVRKRRSERGLGVVGGRRGGAVLALVGPPGVGKTSLGESVAHAMGRKFVRVALGGVRDEAEIRGHRRTYVGALPGRIVRAIKEAGSMNPVVLLDEIDKVGSDFRGDPAAALLEVLDPAQNHTFRDHYLEVELDLSDVVFLATANVLEAIPEALLDRMELVRLDGYTEDEKVVIARDHLLPRQLERAGLDKDEVTLGESALRKLAGEYTREAGVRNLERSVARLLRKVAAQHELGERELPFTVEDTDLRSLIGRPHHVPEAAQDPAERRTAVPGVATGLAVTGAGGDVLYVEASLADPETGAAGLTLTGQLGDVMKESAQIALSFLRSHGAELELPVADLKDRGVHIHFPAGAVPKDGPSAGVTMTTALASLLSGRQVRTDVAMTGEVSLTGRVLPIGGVKQKLLAAHRAGITTVVIPKRNEADLDDVPAEVLEKLDVHPVTDVRQVLELALAPAAVEVPVAA; encoded by the coding sequence ATGGCATCGACGTCCACACCGCTCACCCTGCCCGTGCTGCCGCTCGACGACGAGGTCGTGCTGCCCGGAATGGTGGTGCCCCTGGACCTCAACGACAACGACGTACGCGCCGCGGTGGAGGCCGCCCAGGCGGCGGCCCGTTCCAGCGGATCCGTGGGCGGCAGCAAGCCGAAGGTGCTTCTTGTTCCCCGGATCGACGGCACGTACGCGAACACCGGCGTCCTCGGCACCGTCGAGCAGGTGGGACGGCTCGCCGACGGCGACCCCGGTGCCCTGATCCGCGGCCGCAGCCGCGTACGGATCGGCGCGGGCACGACCGGCCCCGGCGCCGCCCTGTGGGTGGAGGGCCTCGCGGTCGAGGAGACCGTGCCGGAGCCGCTGCCCGGCTCCGTGGCCGAGCTCGTCACCGAATACAAGGCACTCGCCACGAACTGGCTGAAGAAGCGCGGCGCCTGGCAGGTCGTGGACCGCGTCCAGCAGATCGACGACGTCTCCGCGCTCGCCGACAACTCCGGTTACTCGCCCTTCCTGAGCACCCCGCAGAAGGTGGAGCTTCTGGAGACGGCCGACCCGGTCGCCCGGCTCAAGCTGGCCACCGAGCAGCTGCGCGAGCACCTCGCCGAGCAGGACGTGGCCGAGTCCATCGCCAAGGACGTGCAGGAAGGCGTCGACAAGCAGCAGCGCGAGTTCCTGCTGCGGCGCCAGCTGGACGCCGTACGCAAGGAGCTGCGTGAGCTGAACGGCGAGTCGGAGGGTGAGGAGTCCGACGACTACCGCGCGCGCGTCGAGGCCGCCGACCTTCCCGAGAAGGTCCGTGAGGCCGCGCTCAAGGAGGTCGAGAAGCTGGAGCGGTCCAGCGACCAGTCCCCCGAGGGCTCGTGGATCCGCACCTGGCTCGACACCGTCCTCGAACTGCCGTGGAGCGAGCGCACCGAGGACGAGTACGACATCCAGGGCGCCCAGCGCGTTCTCGACGCCGAGCACTCCGGCCTCGAGGACGTGAAGGAGCGCATCACCGAGTACCTGGCCGTGCGCAAGCGGCGTTCCGAGCGCGGGCTCGGCGTCGTCGGCGGACGCAGGGGCGGCGCGGTGCTCGCGCTCGTCGGCCCGCCCGGCGTCGGCAAGACCTCGCTCGGCGAGTCCGTGGCGCACGCCATGGGCCGCAAGTTCGTCCGCGTCGCCCTCGGCGGCGTACGGGACGAGGCGGAGATCCGCGGACACCGGCGTACATACGTGGGTGCCCTGCCGGGCCGGATCGTGCGCGCGATCAAGGAGGCCGGGTCGATGAACCCGGTCGTGCTGCTCGACGAGATCGACAAGGTGGGGTCCGACTTCCGGGGCGACCCGGCGGCCGCCCTGCTCGAAGTCCTCGACCCGGCGCAGAACCACACGTTCCGCGACCACTACCTGGAGGTCGAACTCGACCTCAGCGACGTCGTGTTCCTCGCGACGGCCAACGTCCTGGAGGCCATCCCGGAGGCGCTGCTCGACCGCATGGAGCTGGTCCGCCTCGACGGCTACACCGAGGACGAGAAGGTCGTCATCGCCCGCGACCATCTGCTCCCGCGCCAGCTGGAGCGGGCCGGTCTGGACAAGGACGAGGTCACCCTCGGCGAGAGCGCGCTGCGCAAGCTCGCGGGGGAGTACACGCGGGAAGCCGGCGTGCGCAACCTGGAGCGGTCCGTCGCACGGCTGCTGAGGAAGGTCGCGGCCCAGCACGAACTGGGTGAGCGCGAGCTGCCGTTCACCGTCGAGGACACCGACCTGCGGAGCCTCATCGGGCGCCCGCACCACGTGCCCGAGGCGGCGCAGGACCCGGCCGAGCGCCGTACGGCGGTGCCGGGCGTGGCCACCGGACTGGCGGTCACCGGAGCGGGCGGCGATGTCCTCTACGTAGAGGCGTCCCTCGCCGACCCGGAGACGGGCGCGGCCGGCCTGACCCTGACCGGTCAGCTCGGTGACGTGATGAAGGAGTCGGCGCAGATCGCGCTCTCCTTCCTGCGTTCGCACGGCGCCGAACTGGAGCTGCCCGTCGCCGACCTGAAGGACCGGGGCGTGCACATCCACTTCCCGGCGGGCGCGGTGCCCAAGGACGGCCCGAGCGCGGGTGTCACCATGACGACCGCCCTCGCGTCGCTGCTCAGCGGGCGCCAGGTCCGTACGGATGTGGCGATGACCGGTGAGGTGTCGCTGACCGGGCGTGTGCTGCCGATCGGCGGCGTCAAGCAGAAGCTGCTCGCCGCGCACCGGGCCGGCATCACCACGGTCGTCATCCCGAAGCGGAACGAGGCGGACCTGGACGACGTCCCCGCCGAGGTCCTGGAGAAGCTGGACGTGCACCCGGTGACGGATGTGCGCCAGGTTCTCGAACTGGCGCTGGCGCCGGCCGCGGTGGAGGTTCCGGTGGCGGCGTGA
- a CDS encoding response regulator transcription factor, whose amino-acid sequence MEQTHTSHNGSTATPGAQRRVLVVEDDPTIVDAIAARLRAEGFLVQTAQDGPAAVDTAEAWQPDLLILDIMLPGFDGLEVCRRVQAQRPVPVMMLTARDDETDMLVGLGVGADDYMTKPFSMRELAARVHVLLRRVERAALAAATPRSGILRLGELEIDHAQRRVRVRSEDVHLTPTEFDLLVCLANTPRAVLSREQLLAEVWDWADASGTRTVDSHIKALRRKIGAERIRTVHGVGYALETPTP is encoded by the coding sequence ATGGAGCAGACACACACCTCCCACAACGGCAGCACGGCGACGCCGGGTGCCCAGCGACGGGTCCTGGTGGTCGAGGACGACCCCACGATCGTCGACGCCATCGCCGCGCGGCTGCGTGCCGAGGGATTCCTCGTGCAAACGGCACAGGACGGTCCGGCGGCGGTCGACACGGCCGAGGCATGGCAGCCGGACCTGCTGATCCTCGACATCATGCTGCCCGGCTTCGACGGGCTCGAGGTCTGCCGCCGTGTGCAGGCGCAGCGGCCGGTGCCGGTGATGATGCTCACGGCGCGCGACGACGAGACGGACATGCTCGTCGGGCTCGGCGTGGGTGCCGACGACTACATGACGAAGCCCTTCTCGATGCGGGAGCTCGCTGCGCGCGTGCACGTCCTGCTGCGGAGGGTCGAGCGCGCTGCGCTCGCGGCGGCCACGCCCAGGAGCGGCATCCTGCGGCTCGGCGAGCTGGAGATCGACCACGCACAGCGCCGGGTGCGGGTGCGCTCCGAGGACGTCCATCTGACGCCCACGGAGTTCGACCTCCTGGTCTGCCTGGCCAACACGCCCCGCGCCGTCCTCTCGCGTGAGCAGCTGCTCGCCGAGGTGTGGGACTGGGCGGACGCGTCGGGCACCCGGACCGTCGACAGCCATATCAAGGCGCTGCGCCGGAAGATCGGCGCCGAGCGGATCCGCACCGTCCACGGTGTGGGCTACGCGCTGGAGACGCCGACGCCATGA
- a CDS encoding HAMP domain-containing sensor histidine kinase: protein MTGSGGASDVRDADGYEPGPPGLPPGAPPAARPLAGHWVQGGLRPFSIKTKLGTLVVVSVFITTGLLMVAVRTQTELRFITVFSVIATLLITQFVAHSLTAPLDEMNTVARSISHGDYTRRVRGADRRDELGDLAATINRMADDLEAQDQQRKELVANVSHELRTPIAGLRAVLENVVDGVSAADPETMRTALKQTERLGRLVETLLDLSRLDNGVVPLKARRFEVWPYLSGVLKEANMVASQRAGIASGSGTHTRTDVHLHLDVSPPELTAHADPERIHQVVANLIDNAVKHSPPHGRVTVLARRGLYPESLDLEVLDEGPGIPRSEWHRVFERFNRGGHVKGAAHGPGSDGGTGLGLAIARWAVDLHGGRIGVAESARGCRIQVTLPGLPRTQG, encoded by the coding sequence ATGACCGGCAGCGGCGGCGCATCCGACGTACGGGACGCGGACGGGTACGAGCCCGGGCCGCCGGGCCTCCCGCCCGGTGCTCCCCCGGCCGCCCGGCCCCTCGCGGGCCACTGGGTGCAGGGCGGTCTGCGGCCGTTCTCCATCAAGACCAAGCTCGGCACGCTGGTCGTCGTCTCGGTGTTCATCACGACCGGACTGCTGATGGTCGCCGTCCGCACCCAGACCGAGCTCCGTTTCATCACGGTCTTCTCAGTCATCGCGACGCTCCTCATCACCCAGTTCGTGGCGCACTCGCTGACCGCGCCGCTGGACGAGATGAACACGGTCGCCCGCTCCATCTCGCACGGCGACTACACGCGCCGGGTCCGTGGCGCCGACCGGCGCGACGAGCTGGGCGACCTGGCCGCGACCATCAACCGCATGGCCGACGACCTGGAGGCCCAGGACCAGCAGCGCAAGGAACTCGTGGCGAACGTCTCGCACGAGCTGCGCACCCCGATCGCGGGCCTGCGCGCCGTCCTGGAGAACGTCGTGGACGGGGTCTCGGCCGCCGACCCCGAGACCATGCGCACCGCCCTGAAACAGACCGAGCGCCTGGGCCGGCTGGTCGAGACGCTGCTCGACCTCTCGCGGCTCGACAACGGCGTGGTCCCGCTCAAGGCGCGCCGCTTCGAGGTGTGGCCGTATCTGTCGGGCGTCCTGAAGGAGGCCAACATGGTCGCCTCGCAGCGCGCCGGCATCGCTTCGGGCTCCGGCACCCACACGCGTACGGACGTGCATCTGCACCTGGACGTGTCCCCGCCCGAGCTGACCGCGCACGCGGACCCCGAGCGGATCCACCAGGTGGTGGCCAACCTCATCGACAACGCCGTGAAACACAGCCCGCCGCACGGCCGGGTGACCGTGCTCGCGCGGCGCGGCCTCTATCCGGAGTCGCTCGATCTGGAGGTCCTCGACGAGGGCCCCGGCATCCCCCGCTCCGAGTGGCACCGCGTCTTCGAGCGCTTCAACCGGGGCGGCCATGTGAAGGGCGCCGCACACGGTCCCGGCAGCGACGGCGGCACCGGTCTCGGCCTCGCCATCGCCCGGTGGGCCGTGGACCTGCACGGCGGCCGGATCGGCGTGGCCGAATCGGCTCGTGGCTGCCGGATCCAGGTCACTCTTCCGGGCCTGCCCCGCACTCAAGGTTGA
- a CDS encoding spermidine synthase, protein MSTSYPVPYDTDHTAPVVLDRREGPFGEVVLRRHGALLQIIANGCFLMDTSDGRSERLLVDAALDALDDRPAPGILIGGLGVGFSLTHAAAHSRWGRIAVVEREPAIVDWHREGPLSELSRSALADPRTEIVEADLVSYVQESTETYDALCLDVDNGPDWTVTEGNDSLYSPVGLAACRARLNPGGVLAVWSAQPSANFEGTLRNAGFRSVRTEEIPVVRGVPDVVHLGVRAA, encoded by the coding sequence ATGTCCACCTCGTACCCCGTCCCGTACGACACCGACCACACCGCCCCCGTCGTTCTCGACCGGCGCGAAGGGCCGTTCGGAGAGGTCGTACTGCGGCGCCACGGCGCGCTGCTCCAGATCATCGCCAACGGATGCTTCCTGATGGACACGTCCGACGGCCGCTCCGAGCGCCTCCTGGTCGACGCGGCGCTGGACGCCCTCGACGACCGCCCGGCGCCCGGAATTCTCATCGGCGGGCTCGGTGTCGGATTCTCCCTCACACACGCGGCTGCGCATTCCCGCTGGGGCCGCATCGCCGTCGTCGAGCGCGAGCCGGCGATCGTCGACTGGCATCGCGAGGGCCCGCTGTCCGAGCTGTCACGGTCCGCGCTCGCCGATCCGCGCACGGAGATTGTGGAGGCGGACCTTGTCTCGTACGTCCAGGAATCGACCGAGACGTACGACGCACTGTGCCTCGATGTCGACAACGGACCCGACTGGACGGTGACGGAGGGTAATGACAGTCTCTACTCACCGGTAGGTCTCGCGGCCTGCCGGGCACGGCTCAACCCTGGCGGGGTCCTCGCCGTGTGGTCCGCACAGCCCTCCGCAAATTTTGAAGGAACCTTGCGGAATGCCGGATTCCGGTCGGTCCGCACCGAAGAGATCCCGGTTGTCCGGGGCGTTCCGGACGTCGTACATCTCGGGGTCAGGGCTGCGTAG
- a CDS encoding LuxR family transcriptional regulator — protein MIKTRIGSVNESEVGAQWEALGLGADGLQVYEALLNLPAHGSRSALARSLGLTVRRVTAALGQLTEHGFVRTADGPGLPQAVAPATAPRGLLHQHRAQLLHRSAELEELTGSVDRISALLLSTAQGPRAIGIETVRGGPAIAERVASLLMSAREEVALIDRPPYASSQPDGMPAPLDVGAPVRRGARVRVVVDREGLSFPGRARGLNELSEQGVQIRVGTDLPTKLITVDRRITLLPPTDAADPTATALVVSDSLLSHALVPLFDTVWERAVPIGSVTDEEITEEDRELLTLLTSGLKDEAIARRPDVHVHTVRRRITRLMAVLNAETRFQAGVQAALRGWLTID, from the coding sequence GTGATCAAGACGAGAATCGGCTCCGTGAACGAGTCCGAGGTGGGTGCGCAGTGGGAGGCCCTCGGACTCGGGGCCGACGGACTCCAGGTGTACGAGGCCCTGTTGAACCTGCCCGCGCACGGGTCCCGGAGCGCGCTCGCCCGCTCCCTCGGCCTGACCGTGCGCCGGGTCACGGCCGCTCTCGGCCAGCTCACCGAGCACGGCTTCGTCCGGACCGCCGACGGCCCGGGACTCCCTCAGGCCGTCGCCCCGGCCACCGCGCCGCGCGGCCTGCTGCATCAGCATCGAGCGCAACTGCTGCACAGGTCAGCCGAGTTGGAGGAGCTGACGGGGTCGGTCGACCGGATCTCCGCCCTGCTCCTGAGCACCGCGCAGGGTCCCCGCGCCATCGGCATCGAGACCGTGCGCGGCGGTCCGGCCATCGCCGAGCGCGTCGCCTCACTGCTGATGTCGGCGCGCGAGGAGGTGGCCCTGATCGACCGCCCGCCCTACGCCTCCAGCCAGCCGGACGGCATGCCGGCACCGCTGGACGTGGGCGCGCCGGTGCGGCGCGGGGCGCGGGTGCGGGTGGTCGTGGACCGCGAAGGGCTGAGCTTCCCCGGGCGGGCCCGAGGGCTCAACGAGCTGTCGGAGCAGGGGGTCCAGATCCGGGTGGGCACCGATCTGCCGACCAAGCTGATCACCGTCGACCGGCGCATCACGCTGCTCCCGCCGACCGACGCGGCGGACCCGACCGCGACCGCCCTGGTGGTGAGCGACTCCCTGCTCAGCCACGCCCTGGTGCCGCTCTTCGACACGGTGTGGGAGCGCGCCGTGCCCATCGGGTCGGTCACGGACGAGGAGATCACCGAGGAGGACCGGGAGTTGCTGACGCTGCTCACGTCCGGCCTCAAGGACGAGGCGATAGCCCGCCGCCCGGACGTCCATGTGCATACGGTGCGCCGGCGCATCACCCGGCTGATGGCGGTGCTGAACGCGGAGACCAGGTTCCAGGCGGGGGTGCAGGCGGCACTGCGCGGCTGGCTGACAATCGACTAG
- a CDS encoding lysozyme gives MPVHRSGTVRRPRLRRFPAAGVILAALSLLFTLPTAAQAADVPARGSATMGMGVAEHDGRGGLPTGDKAVQTEGVDTSSHNGNVAWSTLWNSGVKWAYVKATEGTYYTNPYFAQQYNGSYNVGMIRGAYHFATPDTTTGAAQANYFVDHGGGWSQDGRTLPGALDIEWNPYGASCYGKTAAGMVSWIRDFLNQYKARTGRDAVIYTATSWWTECTGNSSAFGATNPLWIARYNTDPGALPAGWGYYTMWQYTSSGPTVGDHSKFNGAYDRLQALANG, from the coding sequence ATGCCCGTGCACAGATCCGGAACCGTCCGCCGCCCGCGTCTCAGGCGCTTCCCGGCGGCCGGAGTCATCCTCGCAGCGCTCTCGCTGCTGTTCACCCTGCCCACCGCGGCCCAGGCCGCCGACGTCCCCGCCCGTGGCTCCGCCACGATGGGCATGGGCGTCGCCGAGCACGACGGCCGAGGCGGACTGCCCACCGGCGACAAGGCCGTCCAGACCGAGGGTGTGGACACCAGCAGCCACAACGGCAACGTGGCCTGGTCGACGCTCTGGAACAGCGGCGTGAAGTGGGCCTACGTCAAGGCCACGGAAGGCACGTACTACACGAACCCGTACTTCGCCCAGCAGTACAACGGCTCCTACAACGTCGGCATGATCCGCGGCGCGTACCACTTCGCGACCCCGGACACGACGACCGGTGCCGCCCAGGCCAACTACTTCGTGGACCACGGGGGCGGCTGGTCCCAGGACGGCCGGACCCTGCCGGGCGCGCTCGACATCGAGTGGAACCCGTACGGCGCGTCCTGCTACGGCAAGACCGCGGCCGGAATGGTCAGCTGGATCCGTGACTTCCTGAACCAGTACAAGGCCCGCACCGGCCGCGACGCCGTCATCTACACGGCGACGAGCTGGTGGACCGAGTGCACCGGTAACTCCAGCGCGTTCGGGGCGACCAACCCGCTCTGGATCGCCCGCTACAACACCGACCCGGGCGCGCTCCCGGCCGGCTGGGGCTACTACACGATGTGGCAGTACACGTCGTCCGGCCCGACGGTCGGCGACCACAGCAAGTTCAACGGCGCCTACGACCGGCTGCAGGCACTGGCCAACGGCTGA
- a CDS encoding rhomboid-like protein codes for MTGERTPPETVGPRRRIRPWRLLPTPTGTPFTFAYAAVLVGTSLFVLFAEPGVVASALRGSSTDVAHLAHTPVFVLVASALWIDGGITSPFAIAFLVVLTALERRIGGRRTAGVFVLGHTVATLATEVPVGLSVMAGHLPESSLHRLDYGISFGVAASVGALAGLLTPWPRWAVLAVVGGMLVEDLVEFTDPMTSWGHLMALAIGVGTWPLVRRWRRAPGPSVA; via the coding sequence GTGACCGGCGAGCGCACACCGCCCGAGACCGTCGGCCCCCGGCGCCGGATTCGCCCCTGGCGGCTGCTGCCGACGCCCACGGGAACGCCGTTCACCTTCGCCTACGCCGCCGTGCTCGTCGGCACGTCTCTCTTCGTGCTGTTCGCCGAACCCGGCGTCGTCGCGTCCGCGCTGCGGGGTTCCAGCACCGACGTGGCGCACCTCGCGCACACGCCCGTGTTCGTGCTGGTCGCCAGTGCGCTGTGGATCGACGGCGGGATCACGTCGCCGTTCGCGATCGCCTTCCTGGTCGTCCTCACGGCGCTGGAGCGCCGGATCGGCGGCCGGCGCACCGCCGGTGTCTTCGTCCTCGGCCACACCGTGGCGACGCTCGCCACGGAGGTGCCCGTCGGGCTCTCCGTGATGGCCGGACATCTGCCCGAGAGCTCGCTGCACCGCCTCGACTACGGGATCAGCTTCGGCGTGGCCGCGAGCGTCGGGGCGCTCGCGGGTCTCCTCACGCCCTGGCCGCGCTGGGCCGTGCTCGCCGTCGTCGGCGGGATGCTGGTCGAGGACCTCGTCGAGTTCACGGACCCGATGACGAGCTGGGGTCACCTCATGGCGCTGGCCATCGGCGTCGGGACCTGGCCGCTGGTGCGCCGGTGGCGCCGTGCGCCGGGACCGTCCGTGGCCTGA